From the Nodularia sp. NIES-3585 genome, one window contains:
- a CDS encoding response regulator produces MASNKILVIDDTTVVRLKVRQMLPPGNFEVLEAKDGLEGFNFIRQEKLSLIMLDFLLPKMSGWEVFQEVQAQPELRKIPLVIMSGRKEEVTEKLTEPFEYFEFLGKPFDQKQLITAIKSAMAKSKKPRPEIIPAATVATKNSPVATVVTNKIPVAASSVANTIVVPSDHQSANSAEINALNEKVIKMQAEIDGLKKQLAQVVTFIKQKIK; encoded by the coding sequence GTGGCAAGCAACAAAATTTTAGTTATCGATGACACTACAGTTGTCAGGTTAAAAGTACGACAAATGTTGCCTCCGGGCAATTTCGAAGTCTTAGAGGCAAAAGACGGTTTGGAAGGATTCAATTTCATCCGTCAGGAAAAACTCAGCTTGATCATGTTGGACTTTCTCCTACCTAAAATGAGTGGTTGGGAAGTTTTTCAGGAAGTTCAAGCACAACCTGAGTTAAGGAAGATTCCCTTGGTGATCATGTCTGGTCGCAAGGAAGAGGTGACAGAAAAACTCACAGAACCTTTTGAATACTTTGAATTTTTGGGCAAGCCTTTTGACCAGAAGCAACTAATTACTGCGATTAAGTCAGCAATGGCCAAATCCAAAAAGCCTCGCCCAGAAATCATTCCAGCCGCTACTGTGGCTACTAAAAATAGTCCGGTAGCCACTGTGGTCACCAATAAAATTCCAGTAGCCGCTTCTAGTGTTGCAAATACGATAGTAGTGCCTTCTGATCATCAGTCAGCTAACTCAGCAGAAATAAATGCGCTAAATGAAAAAGTTATCAAAATGCAAGCAGAAATCGATGGCTTAAAGAAACAGCTAGCTCAGGTAGTGACTTTTATTAAACAAAAAATCAAGTAG